A section of the Calditerrivibrio sp. genome encodes:
- a CDS encoding 3'-5' exonuclease codes for MLDKSIYDLTYTVVDIETTGMSPEKGARIVEIAAVRIGEGLRLKKEDTFYSLINPEVTIPYSAFRIHKISNELTKNAPTLEPVLKAFIEYAKDTVIVGQNISFDYSFLSYYANYYGLNFHNYYIIDTIKVVKKIAPKLKRYNLDSLINYFGLWEIVDVGYRHRADYDVMATALIFIRAITIMEHHNDNIKLIDLL; via the coding sequence ATGTTGGATAAAAGTATCTATGACCTGACCTATACTGTAGTTGATATAGAAACCACTGGGATGTCTCCAGAAAAAGGAGCAAGAATAGTGGAGATTGCAGCTGTAAGGATTGGGGAGGGTTTAAGATTAAAAAAAGAAGATACCTTTTATTCTCTGATAAATCCAGAGGTAACGATACCATATTCTGCTTTTAGAATACATAAGATTTCAAATGAGTTGACAAAAAATGCTCCTACTTTAGAGCCGGTTTTAAAGGCATTTATAGAATATGCCAAAGATACAGTTATTGTTGGTCAAAATATCAGTTTTGATTACTCTTTTCTTTCTTATTATGCAAATTATTATGGTTTGAACTTTCATAATTATTATATAATCGACACTATAAAGGTTGTAAAAAAGATTGCTCCTAAGTTAAAAAGGTATAATTTAGACTCCCTTATTAATTATTTTGGGCTATGGGAAATCGTGGATGTAGGATATAGACACAGAGCTGATTACGATGTAATGGCTACAGCTTTGATCTTTATAAGGGCAATTACTATCATGGAACACCATAATGATAATATCAAATTAATTGATTTGTTATAA